A section of the Metabacillus endolithicus genome encodes:
- a CDS encoding chemotaxis protein CheC, translated as MDYINFISSTHIDILKEVGNIGAGHSATSLSKLLAKKIDMNVPDVKIVSFNDLMEWVGGPDVVIASVFLRIEGDIPGSLFFVLSIEQAERFIKQLIGDDQFSLKEPPYNELGLSAFQELGNILTGSYLSSLSDLTDLTIYPSVPALTIDMFGAVISHGLIELSHAGDFAIIIDTAIKEEDQLEKDSVKGHFFLLPDPDSFKKLFDALGVKDEE; from the coding sequence ATGGATTATATTAATTTTATTTCATCTACACATATCGATATTTTAAAAGAAGTAGGGAATATTGGTGCTGGCCATTCAGCAACTTCATTATCGAAGTTGCTGGCAAAAAAGATAGATATGAATGTACCAGATGTTAAGATTGTTTCCTTTAACGACTTAATGGAATGGGTAGGCGGTCCTGACGTTGTCATAGCTAGTGTCTTTTTAAGGATTGAAGGTGATATCCCTGGCTCCTTATTCTTTGTATTAAGCATTGAACAAGCTGAACGCTTTATAAAACAGCTAATCGGCGATGATCAATTTTCGTTAAAAGAACCACCATATAATGAATTAGGGTTATCTGCATTTCAAGAACTCGGTAATATTTTAACAGGATCATATTTATCATCATTATCTGATTTGACAGATTTAACAATCTATCCTTCAGTTCCTGCACTTACAATTGATATGTTTGGTGCTGTTATTAGTCACGGTTTAATTGAGTTATCACATGCGGGTGATTTTGCTATTATCATTGACACTGCAATTAAGGAAGAAGATCAGTTAGAAAAAGATTCAGTAAAAGGGCATTTCTTTCTCTTACCAGATCCAGATTCCTTTAAAAAGTTATTTGATGCACTTGGTGTAAAAGATGAAGAATGA
- a CDS encoding chemotaxis protein CheD, translating into MKNESIEIVKVGIADLNIVKSPQRIRTSGLGSCVGLILFDRIYQIAGLAHVMLPDSTLANQSSINQAKYADTAVPLLIDKLVEAGAKMRSLQAKMAGGAQMFQFQTTSDMMRIGPRNVEAVKEVLKSYNIPLLKEDVGGNSGRTIEFDPITCELMIRTVNQGVKII; encoded by the coding sequence ATGAAGAATGAGTCAATTGAGATTGTTAAAGTTGGGATTGCTGATTTAAATATAGTGAAATCTCCACAGCGAATTCGCACCTCAGGATTAGGATCTTGTGTAGGTCTTATTTTATTCGATAGGATCTACCAAATAGCTGGACTGGCTCATGTTATGCTACCAGATTCAACACTAGCAAATCAGTCGTCTATTAATCAGGCAAAATATGCAGACACTGCCGTTCCATTACTAATCGACAAATTAGTAGAAGCAGGAGCAAAAATGAGGTCTTTACAAGCTAAGATGGCTGGTGGTGCTCAAATGTTCCAATTTCAAACAACTAGTGACATGATGAGAATCGGCCCAAGAAATGTAGAAGCAGTTAAAGAAGTACTTAAATCATATAACATACCTTTACTAAAAGAAGATGTTGGTGGTAATAGCGGAAGAACCATTGAATTTGATCCAATAACTTGTGAGTTAATGATTAGAACAGTAAATCAAGGTGTGAAAATTATTTAA